CACGTCAGCGCTTGCGACCGTTGCTGCTGCGCGCCGCTCCTCACTCTGGACTGTCTTAATCCGCGCGATCGTTCGTCGTATCTCACCCACTCGGCCGGGGTTGTCCGGCGAGCCACCGGTGGCGATGACGCCACGCTCTTGCAACAGGTCCTTCATCAAACTCTCCAATTCGTCGTTCCGTTCCTTCACACTCATCTTTCGGATTTCGTCAATTCTAAAGATGCTCATGCCTCAGGTCCCGTTTCATCCGCCCCTGCTGGTTCTGTCACCTCAGGGGGCACCTCCTCGGCAGGCGCGGCAGCAGTTGCTGCTTTTTTACCCGCTGCCCGAGCTCTCTTCTTCTCTTTCTTTGCTTCTGATTGCGGTTCAGTCTCTGCGTTGGGGGTGACTGTAGGTTCCTGCTCCTGCTCAGCTGCCGCAGGTTCCTTCGAGGCTGCTGGCACTCCTGCAGCCTCCGCTACTTCCGGCGTTCCCGCTTCCACTTTGCCTGCCACTGCCGTTAGCTCCATTCGTAAAGCGTCCGGAACATACGCGTCGGGCCTGACGATTCGCACTTTGACGCCAATCACGCCCGCCTTCTTCTTCGCGATCGCATAGCCGTTATCGACGATCTCTTCGGCGAGCGATCCACAATGCTTGATGTAGCCGTCCACCATCTTCTCCATTCGACCGCGGGGACCCTTCAACTTCCCGGTCATGCGTATCTCGCAACCGCGCGCACCGCGATCCATGATCCGCTGCAATGTTGAGCGCCCAGCGCGTCGGAAATGCCACCCGCGCTCGATGAGCTTCGCGAGCCGATTTGCCATCAGCTGCGCATTCAATTCCGGAACATCAATCGGCTGTACGTCAATCTGCGGATTGTCCAGTTCCTGCCGCTTCACGATATCGCTGGTGATCCGCTTGATCCGCCTACCATCCTTGCCAATAATCATTCCGGGCTTCTCGACTTTCACGGTGATTTGCGTGCCCAGTGGCGTTCGCTTTAACTCCATCCCGCCATAGCCCGCACGATCAAGCTCGGTCCTGAAATACTCGTCCATCCGAACTTTTTTAATTCCCTCTTCGACGAAAATCCTCTCTATCACGTTCCGCTCCTATACTCATCTAACTCCCTACTTCCTTCAAAATGATCTCTACTGTTACGGTTTCTGTATTGAACGGACTTGCACGCCCAAAAGCGCGCGGGATAATTCCGCGTATCGTTCGTCCCTGTTTCGTGGCCACGCGCCAAACCCGAAGCGCGTCGGTATCGAGCCCCTTGTACTCCGCATTACTCCGCGCGCTCTTCAGCAATTTCAGGATCTCCGCGGTGGCCTTCACCGGATAGCGGCCTGCATCCCAGTTCTTGAGCCCGCGTCGGTGTGGCACTTTATGCTTGTACCGTTTGAAGGGAACCGCTACCTTCTTATCGAGCACGTTCTCGAGGAACGTCTCCGCGTCCTCAACCGTCTTTCCCCGTATCGCAGTGACGACTTCATATGCATGCTTTGGTGAAATATGGAGCTCGTAGGCCATAGCTCGTGCCGTCGTTTCCGGATCTGCTTCGGGTCCCAGAGTATAATTAACCTTGGCCATCTTCTCCTCTCTTCTCAGCTCGTTAGTTATTTCAGCGGCACGTACTTTGACGATCGTGTTGCACCCACGCCGGCAGCGCCGTGCGTGACTTTCTTCCTGGTTAATGCAAGCTCGCCCAAATAGTGTCCCACCATCTCGGGTTTGATCTCGATAAATTCAAAACCCTTACCGTCGTGGATACCGATCTTCGCGCCCACCATACTCGGCAGCACGATCGAGTCACGCAAATGGGTCTTGATATCCGCCTTTCCCGCTTCTATATCGGCGAGCAGCTTCTCCTCCTCAGCCCTGAGTGAGCGGTTGAGCTTTCGTCGCTGCCGTGCACAGAGCAGCTCGGCGAACTCCTCGAGCTTCATCTTCTTAAGCTTCGCCAGCGTATAGCCACGATACGTGAACTCCTCCTCCTTCTTCTTTAACGTTGTTTTAGTTTTAGCTTTCCTCTTCTTTGCCATGATCCCCTCTTACCTTACCTACCTCATCACTTCTTCCCGGTCCGCTTGGCTGCGATGCTCCCCACCTTCCGCCCGGGTGGAGCGCCACGTCCGGGCGTCTTGCTCTTGCCTATATGCTGATGTCCACCGCCACCATGCGGGTGGTCAACGGCATTCATAGCGACGCCACGCACCGTTGGATATTTCGCCGCGCGTGCACGCATCTTATGATATTTCTTACCAGCCTTAACAAATGGCTTATCCGTACGTCCTCCACCAGCGACCACGCCGATGGTGGCAGAGCACTCAGAGGACAGCCATTTCTTCTGGCCACTCGGCATCGTTATCAATGACCGACCTGTCTCGTGCTCGTGCGCCACCAGGGTCGCACTACCGCCAGAAGATCGTACGAATTTACCGCCGTCATTGGGCCGTGCCTCCAAATTACAGATCGCAACACCTTCAGGGATACAGCGTAGCGGAGCGGTATTGCCCGTCTTTATCGGCGCGGCATCACCATAAACGAGGACGTCACCCTCGGCCACGCCCTCAGGAACGATGATGTAGCGCTCCTCCACCCTCGTCACATCACCGTTCTCCCGCTCATACCGGATACGGGCGATCGGAGCGCTCCGCGCAGGGTCATGCTCGATCTTCAGGACTTTTGCCGAGATCGTCTCGCCCTTGCTGACCAGAAGATGCTCGAGATTGCCTTTATACCGATGTGCAGGCGCCCGATAGGTTGGGCCCCCTTTTCCTCTCCGCTGTGCGATTATTCGTTTTCCCATCGTTCCGTGATCATAATATGCCGAGAGAAGTTCCGATCTCTTTAGCCTTTCCCTCTTGCTCTAATTCTACTATTGCCTTCTTCTCGCCTTTAAACGTTATCATCGTCCGTACGTTCCGTACCGGCGTCTCAAAGAGACGCTCTACCTCGCGCTTGATCTCGCTCTTGCTCGCGCTGCGATCAACGATGAATTGCAGCTTGTTCTCCGCATCGATCTGCAGCGTTGCTTTCTCGCTCGGAACGATATGTATCACTGTTCGGTGCATTTCTCTTATCACTCCTTTGCGGTCAACTGTGATAGTGAAGACTCGGTCCAGAGGGTTAATCTGCCCGGATGCGTACCCGGTGCCAGCAGTTCGGTGTTGAGCTCCGTGGCGTAGGCGATATCCACGCCGGGTAAGTTCTTTGCCGCTTTCACTATCGGTCGTTCCTCCGTCTGCGTTTCATCGCGTCCGATAACGATCAATAAGCTCTTCTTCGTCTTGTATCGCCGGCCGCGCATCTTACCCTTGCCCGCCCGTACCTTCCGCACCTTCGCTCTGAGCACGTCGTCCCAGAGGCCCAGGGTCTTGAAGACCGACTCGACCTCCGCGGTCTTTGCGAGGCTCACAAATGAATCCTCAATGATTAGTGGCAGCGGGATGTGCTCAGCAAATTGATGACCGCGTTCACGCACCTTAAGGGGATCGACAGTAGCAGCAATCGCAGATCGGATAGCTTTTTTCCGCTCCTTCTTGTTTATTTTACGTTCCAAGCGCTTTTCGACCTTTGGCGGATGCGCGCGTCGTCCTCCGACGGTCTGTGGTGCTCGCGCGGCGCGTCGCCCATCAGTGATCCGGGGCACCCGTGCAACACCTCTGCCCGGTCCCCAGCTCTCCGCAGAGGTCCTCCGCCCGGCCAGGGGGTCCGTGCCCTTCGGCTGCAAGCGCTTGGACTGCAGAGCGAGCACTGCTCGCTTGATCAAATCCGGCCGGTACTCCTCCAGGAAGACCGGTGGCAACGGAATCTCCTTAACAACCTTACCCGATAAATCTAACACCTTTGCTGTGCTTGTCGCTTCTCTTACCATAACTCTTCTTCTCGTCGTCCTCTCTCTATTACCCCTGTTGTGATCTCGTGCTGATCGTGATAAGCTCCGGCACACCCAGCCGCGGGTGCGGCCGTATGGCGTGCGAGATTCGTATCAGTCGCTTCTTCGGGCCGGGCACACTTCCCTTGAGTACAAGGTACTCGTTCGACACGGTTCCGTACCGGACGAAGCCACCCTTCGGCGTTATCTCCTCAGCACTGACTCCGATCTTCATCACACGCTTATTATACTCAGTACGCTGGTGATAGCCGGTCTGTCCCATCTGAGGCACGCGCCAGCGGACTCGACGTGGTCGCCAGCCGCCAATGGCACCCACATGCCGCCCTCTACCCGATCGCTGCGCTTTCGCATTCTGAATCATCACGCCCCAGCGCTTTACCGGGCCCTGGGTACCCTTTCCCCGGGTGATGGCGGTGACGTCCACGAAATCGCCCTCCTTCACCACGTCAGTAATCTTCAAATCCTTGCCAATAAGCTCTTTCGCATAGACTAGGTCATTCTCGACCTTATCGCTCATCTTAATCTCCATGAGCTCGCGCTTCTTCTTCGGCAACGCAGCCACCACCTCGGGCCGCGTGGCCGCAACCAAACGCAGACTAAATACACGAGTATCCGCCGCCTTCTTGAGCGGTGCTTCCAGCGCGCTAAATGCTTCGCCCGTCGCCGAGGCGGCACCACCCTCTATCCACACTTCTTTGACGGCGCGCCGCCCGTAAGCAGTCATCTTGTAAAGACGGAATCCGACCACGCGCATTGGCGGGGTCTCGATGATCGTTGCGGGAACAGCAATCTCCATTCCCTTGGTCAGACTATGGGCGTAGTCGTCCGTGAGAATAAGGTGAGTCATACCGGCTTTATAGCCTGCGAAACCCTGCAGTTTCTTGCCAACGGCTCGTTCCTCTCTCTTTATTCTACACGTCTCACTTCGGGCCCGCTTTCGCGGTGAATAGGCGAGCGAGCCTCTCCTTGGTCTGTGTCTTTTAGCCATCTTCCTCTTCGATCACGACTAGTTACTGTAAGAGCTTAGAGTATATAAGTATTTACAATCAGCCAGGGCTCAAAACGCCTGCTGCACGCACTGCTCGGTCGTACACAGCTTTACCGCCGCTCCGCCACAGAGCAGTGGCACGTACCGCATCATCTTCCCTGAGTTGGTAATGACGCAACGGTAATGTTCAAATGCAGGCGAGACGACGAAACAGGTATCGCAAATCACCGTCACACCATAGGCCTCGATCTTCCGTACCACCTCCTGCATGTGCTCCTTAACCGCTCGTGCAGTGAAAACGAAGAATTCTTTCTGTACCCTTCGGCCCTTGCTCTCGGCACGCAGCAGCTCGGAGATCCGCTGGAGTTCGGTCGCCGAGCAATGCGGGCAACCGATCGCGATCACATCGCCCTGGCAGCTCGCCCCACGAACGGAGTCAAGAGCATCCTTCTCCAGCTCGAGCTTTTCCGCCGGACGAGCAAGAACAGCCGATTCTGGCGTGAGTCCCACGATATGGTACAGGCCGACGGAGCCGGTCGCGCCGATCGCCGCGGATAAATGCTTCAGTTCATCAGCCGTCGGCTGCGAAGCGGGCGGGAGCTCAATCACCGGTATCCTGTTGCCGACGAGCTCGCCGAGCACAAACCCGAGCGCACTGTAGTCCGCATCGCGAAGCGCGCACTGCACGCAGACCCGAAGCTCAGGTTCACGATTTTCCGTTAGATGGAGCCCGTACAAAGGCGTCTTCCCGATGAGCGCCGCGGCGAGCGCAGAGGGAGCGCCTTCCATATTTGTGCGCGCGCCCAGGACCGAATTGGCGTAGAGAACGGCGGATGACTCAGCCCATGCGATGTGCTCGCCCTTCTGTGGTCTGTTTCCTACATGGTACGGAATACAGGTGCATTCGACGTCAATGCCCAGGCTCTGGTAGGCGCGCACGACCTCTCGCTGCTTCGCGACAAAGGCCTCCGAGACGTTAAGTGATTGCCAGATACGGCGATCTACGCCGGTGGGATTGAGCGTGCTTTTCACCCGCACTCGCGCGCCCGCAAGGCACTTGATGAACTCAAAAGCGTCTCCGATCGTCTTATACGATGCCCCGGAGATATGCGCGCTCTGAATGGGGATCAGGTGCGATGCGTGATGGATATCGCCGATCGCAACGAGAATCTCCATCGCCTTTTGGCGCGCCCAGCCCTCCTCGCCTTCAAGGATCCGCTCTTCCTCTTTCGTCAGCTGCATCGATCACCGTTCCGCCACAAGATGAATAAGCGTTACCATCATTTCTCTTTTATCCGCTTCACCAACACGCGCGGATCCACGGTGCTCTCCTCACCCTTGTAGAGCCCCCACCCGAAGAGACTCCCCAGCAAGAGCGCACGAACCGTTTGGTCTTCCCGTGCTGCGGGAAGCTTTTTGTTATTCGTTTCTATTCTAGAAAGCGATGAGCGAGAAGATCCCGATTTTAAAGGGCAAAAAGATCAAAACGCGGATCTTGCGACCCTCTGAGTTCGATCAGCTGCGTGCGGGCGCGAAGAGGACGGAGAATCGAACTCTTCTGGATGCTTGTCTGCTGCTGGGCGCACGGTATACCGAATGCAAAACTATTCAGGCAAACGCTCACTGGTTCGATGGCAATTTTGTACACCTCCCCTCGGAAGCACAGCGTAAGGTGAAACGGAAACAGGCCGAGCGCTGGATCAGATTGAGTTCAATGGGTAAGGCAATTCTCCCGTACTTCTTCGAGAATAGAAAACGACTGCCCTCGATACAGGCCTGGGATTACGCTCTGCTGCAGTGGGCAAAACAGGGCGAGTTACATCCTGCGGGCATATCAGCACGTACCTTGCGTAAGACCTACGAGAGCTGGCTGATATTTTATTTCCCGGAAGCCACCAATTTGGTGTATCTATCTCAGGGCCATACAACACTAACTTCTTTGCAGCATTACATTAATTTGCCGTTCATCGAAGAAGATAAAAAAAGTATGGGTAAGTGGGTAGAAGGGTGGTTATGATACATTATTACCTTTAGCTAACTCTTTACCCGCGAACAAAACATGTACAACATTATTCCTATACATATCAAAAGTATATTTCATAAGAAATACGTATCTTTTTTACCTATTATAATATATTATATTTACTATATATAAATATTTTTGCATACCCTGTAAACATAAAAAATTAGTTTAAATTTATAAAAAGTGAGTTACCATATATTTGTCCGGTATAACCTACTAGTTTCCATTACCCAGCGGGGTTCACCCTCTGCGACCTTTAAGTTTTATAAAAACTTCAAGTCCGGAAGGGGGGGATACCCCCACCGAAACCAGGCATACCACGGCTCATAGTACGATCGGGCCCGGTACCACCCGGCGTCCGGCGATGTTGAAGTTTTATTATAAAACTTCAAGCAGCCCCCGTGAGTTGCTCTTTTTTATTTCCTAAACAGAAATTATTTTGCATTACCACATCTATAAGCTTCGAAATTTGCGATTTGCGAGACTTTTTATGGTTATCCTTATACAGTCTATCTCTTGATCGCTGAGAGTGCGTCAGCGCTCAAATTCTGTGATCCGGCAGAGAAAGTAGTAAACCATAAGTATATAATTTTGTTATAGCTAAATTACATACTCATAATGTCTTTTACTAAAAAAGTCTATTAATAAACAATTCAGTATTTTATAGCAAAAATAATTTATCTTTGTATAAGTTAGTTTATTTAATAAATAGTTATAATACTACGCAATATCATTTTTTGTGTATGCAAAGCTTACAGCTGGTCATCGCGAATACACTGTAAAAAAAGCCTTACGCTAATGATACTCCCTAATCGTAGCTCTTCAAGTGAGCTGATCTCTGAGGGCCACGATCTCGGGCGTTGAGCACACCGGTTCGGGCTGACCATTAGTCAGCTCACAAATCAAAGCGGTCAGAATCTTCTCCTCCTGTTCTTCGCCCAGGTTGATACCTGCACCGATGCGATAATACGTGCAGCCCAGTACGATGGTTGGAATGCTACCCCGGGGGCTGTAGGACGCAAAGACCCCGGTATCCACGGCTGCTGCGGTCATGGTATCATAAAGGACGATGAAGCCGTCGAACTTTGAGGTCACGGTGAGGATGATCGGGTGCTCCCACTGGCATGCGCTACAACTGGGACCGCCAAAGAAATAGATGATCGGCTTGCCCTCCTCGGTGCAGAGCGGATCCTCACTCCTGATATAGTCGCCGATGGTTCTCCCATACTGCTGCTCACGATTACGCTGCTCTTCCAGTGCCTTTTGCGTTTCTACCTGCTCAATATAGTCGTCAATGTTGATTGCGCCGGTAAAGAGCAGCTCACCGTCTTTCGTCATGTACACCTCGCGCGTCTCAATGATCCCGAGCATCGAGAGATTAACTGCGATCTCATACAGGCCCGACTGCTCATCCTCGGTAACCGAAGCCAGGGAGAGTTCGACACCAGAAGCTACAGCATACGTAGTGAGGAATTCGAGTGCACGTTCACCAGCCTCGTCAGGAGTCAATGCCCCAGTCGGCAGGGGACACGAAGGCCGGGTAGGTCCTACGGGCGCAGATAAGACGGAAGTTCCCATGACGGTCCCGATGATCACTCCCACGATAACGCCGATCGCCACAACGCCAATCGATGCGGTCTTCATATCCTTTCGCTTACCTCAGTATAGTCCCTGAGCCGCGACCAGCTCCTCGAATTCATCGATGTCGATCGCGCCTGGGAGGAGCACGGTACCATCTTTCGTGAGATACACCACCTGCTCTTCCGATGCACCCTCCATGGAGAAATTGACCGTAACCTGGTACAGATTCGCCGTTTCCAGCTCGGTTACATCTGCTAAGGCAACTGTAATGTCAGGCGACACGGCATAACCTGCAAGGAACTCAATAGTGCGTGCACCAGCCGCTTCAGGGCTTATGACGTCTGTTGGCCCGGCGCACGACGGTGATACGAATGACTGTCCGAATAAGACAGAACCGCTCGCGGCAATACCCATGATCATACCGATAATGAGCCCAAGGGCCAGGAAGCCGAGGGTGAAGGTCTGCGCACCCTCGTGCTCAGCGCTCTTAGGGATCTCACCTGACATCGTTTGTACCGCTAGGAGTACAGGGCCCCGAGTATAAAAAGCCTGTGCCACTTTTTACCTCAGATGGTCAGTAGCTACTATGGAGCAGCGTTCCTATGAGTTCGAGCTCGAGCGGATAATAGCCATGGTGCGCGAACGAGGAGCAACGCGGGTCGGGTTACAGCTCCCGGAGGGGCTCAGATCAGTGGCCGTTTCGCTCGCCAACGAGATCGCGCAGGAGACTGGCGCAGCGGTGATCATCTCCGGTAATTCCTGCTATGGCGCCTGCGACATCGACGAGAAGCTGGCGTGTATGGTTGACCAGCTCTTCCACTTCGGGCATTCAAGCGCACTCTTCGCTCAGCGACGCATACACCTACCGACCTGCGATGCGAGCGAAAACGTGATCTTCATCGAGCTCAGGAGCACCATCGATGTCAAACCCGTGGTGAAGAAGGCAGCAGCGGAGATCATCGGTGATTCTGTCGGGCTCGTTGCGACCCTACAGCACGTGCATGCTCTTGAAGCGGCGAAGGCGGTGCTCAGGCATGCGGGCAAGGCCGCATCGATAAGTAAAAAGTTGCAACTCGACGCCGCCCCCGGGTTGGTCCTGGGCTGCGAGTTCAGCGCTGCCCGCTCACTGCACGATGACGAGATCCTGTTCATCGGCAGTGGCGGCTTTCATCCCGCGGGTATCGCCCAGTACACGGGCAAGCGGGTCATTGCGGCTGATCCCTTCACCCTGCAGGTGCGCGTATTTGAGCCCGATGAGCTGCGGAAGAAGCGCTACATGGTTATCGCGCGTGCACTGGATGCGCAGTCCTTTGGGATTCTTGTAGGCACCAAAAGCGGCCAGTGTCAGCTCGAAGCTGCGCTTACCGTGCGACGAAAAGCCATCGATCGAGGCCGGAATGCGTACGTCATCGCGCTCGACGAGATCTGCGAGGCGAATTTACTCGGCTATACCGTTGATACATTCGTTAATACTGCATGTCCACGCCTGGTGGAGGATCTGGCCGCGTTTAAGAAGCCCGTTCTCACGGTCGCCGAGTTCGAGGTGGTGCTCGGCGAGCGAAGCTGGGACGAGTTGTGGCCGTAACTAACTGCGCGTGAACAGCGACCGACGATACGATACAGAAATCCCAGAATAAGTTTATAGCTGGCGGATTCATTAGGATGATAGAATATGATGGCACTCGGCATCATCGGTGGGACGAGCTTGTTCGGTACGAAATTGCTTGACAACATGGAGGAACGTGAAGCAACGACTGCCTATGGCCCGGTTTACCTGCTCGTTACGACCATTTCTGCGCACGAGATCGTTTTCATTCCGCGGCATGGCAAGGACCGAAATATTCCGCCGCATCGTATCAATTATAAAGCGAATATGCGCGTGTTCAAGGACCTGGGTGTGGATGAGGTCATCGGTGTGACCTCAGTGGGCAGTGTAAAGCGAGCTATACCACCACGATCACTGGTCGTTCCGCATGATTACATCGGCCTGTTCAGCATACTCACGTATTATGATAACGAAATTGTCCATATCACTCCGGGCCTGGATGAATCCTTGCGAAAACGGCTCATAGAAGCCGCACAGGCATTGCATATTGACATTGTTGAGCACGGCGTGTATTTCCAGACCCTGAGTCCGCGACTTGAGACGAAGGCAGAGATAAACCTGATCAAGGATTATGCGGACATCGTCGGGATGAACATGGCGACAGAAGCAACGCTGGCAACCGAGTTGGGACTGCGCTACGCGAACCTCAGCACCGTGGATAACTACGCGCACGGCATCGTCGATGAGCAGCTGGAGTATAAAGATATTGTCGCTGCAGCTGCGCAAAGCCGCTTAGACGTTGAGAAGGTGCTGCTGAAGGTTATTAAGGATACAGCATGAAACGGTCACTTTCGCGAGTAGCCGCGCGCTTCATTCCCGAAAGACGTGATTCTTTACGTGCAGAGAATCGGACTTTTCCCGAACAGCAAAGCCGCGTCAGTTAAACCCATCATATCCTATCATATAATCATCTGGCTCGCGATCAAACGAGTTCTTTACTCTTCGTCCTGGCTTCGTCCTTCATCCAGCCCGGTATCTTTTACAGATACGCGCTTCTGACGCTCGCTCTGACGTTTCAGTTTCAACTTCATTTTATAATAGCTCAACGGATGCCCGATCTTCTCGCACACGTCATCACGATCAACGCAGTTCCCGTAGGTACGCATGGTAGAGCACGAGGGTGCCGTATACCTGGTACTGCCCATCTCGCCCGATATGTGCACCACCTGGTACCGCGTTCGCTCCTCATCGAAATCCGGTGAGCTCTGGTAGAGCTCGATTATTTCATCCACCGTTAACCCTACGTTCAGCAGAAACGAGGTCACGGCGAACCGTGCGGTATGCGGCACGTTAACACCCTCGCGTAAGTTGCTCAGAATCGCCCGGATACAGGGCGGGAAGCTGGCGGGATCTTTTACGCGCATGCCGGTCTCAAGCTCGTCCTCCGCGAACTTTTTCCGCCACGCTTCCAGTTCCGCTTCGAGCTCCTTCATATACCGCCGTACCGACTCGCAGACCGCGGGAGGCACGTCAAGCGGCAGATCCTTACGTATTCGCGCGTGAATCGCTTCTTGCAGCATGCGCAGAAACTCGTTCGTCCGCAGGTTCACCTGGCCCTTATTCAGCGCGCGATTCACCAGCTTCCAGCGCTTGTCACGCAGATTCGCTGTGTACCGCAGATACTCAACGAATGGTATCCGCACCGGAGCGTGCTCGTGCGGCATTCCTGCGAGCTCGATATGGAGCTCGAATTCACGCGCCATCTCGAAGAGCAAATCGGTATCGCCACCGCCGAACGCAGAATCTTCTTTCAGTGTCATGTACGCGGATTTCGCCTCTGCGAGTGCAAAGCGGCGAATGAGGTGCGCGTTGTTGATACAGGAGACGAGAATGCGAGCAAACGGATACGAGAGCAGCTCAATATCCGCTTGAGCCCGGCTCATGAGCGTTGGCTTGCGAATCGCTCCTGCACGGATCGCTTCACGTACGCGCTCCTTGCCACGCACGCGGGCACGCTCTAACGCGGCACGGGAAACGAGCTCATCGAGTGTAATACCGGATGCTTCCACGTAACTCGTTGCCGCAGCCAGAAACGGATAGTAGCTCAGGTGCGCTGCTTCTACTGCTCCTTCCTCCATCATACGCTGACGAGCCGGTGCTGCTACGCTCTGCTAGTTACTACCTGCCGGCCTGGCCCGTCGGTTATACGCACTCACGATGCTCTTATTCAGATTCGATCCGTGGCGCGAGCAGATAGCTGACCTTGCCCTTGCCCTCGGCCAGCTCGAACTCGATCTGCAGCGGATAGTCCTTACCGAGGTTGAGCGTGATGTTCGCCGCATGGCTCATACCTTTACTCATTGCCGAGATATAATCGAGCGAGTAGAGCGAATGGAGCGTTCCGGGCGTCAAATGGACCAACTGCTCTTTCCGCAGGCCCAGGCGCAGCTTGTCCATCTCACCCTCGACCTCCATATAGAACTCATCACCTTCGACGCCGAGCACGATGTGGTCCCCGATCTTCTCAGCAGCCCTGATCGTCCGTCTGAATTCCTCGTTCTCGATCACCACCTGCACGGGAAAGTCGAGCTCCGGCACCTTCGGCTCTTTCCGCAACGACCCGGGATCGAGTAGCGAGACCGTATAGTTGAGACTGCCCATTTTGGTGAGCAACTTCTGGGCCTGCTCGTCCAGCCGCAACGCGACATCCTCACGCCCACCAAAGCCGAGGATATCATGCAGCTTGACGAAATCGATACCCATTTCTAGAGTATCCGCTTCCGATTCTTTCTCGAAACGATAATCATCAAATGCCTCGCGGCTCAGCTCAAAGGAGACCATCGCCACATTTGCGGGATCCACTGCCCTGAGCTGGAAACCACCCTCAGATATGCGTAACTTACCTTCATCAACCACCGCGATAATGGACTCAATGCTTTCTTTTAACACGTTAGCGTCTATCTTGGCCTCAAACATTTCGCTCCGTCTCCCTATGGCTTGTTATACTATTACCCCCTCTATATTTAAACTATTCGGT
This genomic interval from Methanomicrobia archaeon contains the following:
- a CDS encoding 50S ribosomal protein L23; this encodes MHRTVIHIVPSEKATLQIDAENKLQFIVDRSASKSEIKREVERLFETPVRNVRTMITFKGEKKAIVELEQEGKAKEIGTSLGIL
- a CDS encoding 50S ribosomal protein L22, which translates into the protein MAKVNYTLGPEADPETTARAMAYELHISPKHAYEVVTAIRGKTVEDAETFLENVLDKKVAVPFKRYKHKVPHRRGLKNWDAGRYPVKATAEILKLLKSARSNAEYKGLDTDALRVWRVATKQGRTIRGIIPRAFGRASPFNTETVTVEIILKEVGS
- a CDS encoding 30S ribosomal protein S3; translated protein: MDEYFRTELDRAGYGGMELKRTPLGTQITVKVEKPGMIIGKDGRRIKRITSDIVKRQELDNPQIDVQPIDVPELNAQLMANRLAKLIERGWHFRRAGRSTLQRIMDRGARGCEIRMTGKLKGPRGRMEKMVDGYIKHCGSLAEEIVDNGYAIAKKKAGVIGVKVRIVRPDAYVPDALRMELTAVAGKVEAGTPEVAEAAGVPAASKEPAAAEQEQEPTVTPNAETEPQSEAKKEKKRARAAGKKAATAAAPAEEVPPEVTEPAGADETGPEA
- the rpmC gene encoding 50S ribosomal protein L29, translating into MSIFRIDEIRKMSVKERNDELESLMKDLLQERGVIATGGSPDNPGRVGEIRRTIARIKTVQSEERRAAATVASADV
- a CDS encoding site-specific integrase, which encodes MSEKIPILKGKKIKTRILRPSEFDQLRAGAKRTENRTLLDACLLLGARYTECKTIQANAHWFDGNFVHLPSEAQRKVKRKQAERWIRLSSMGKAILPYFFENRKRLPSIQAWDYALLQWAKQGELHPAGISARTLRKTYESWLIFYFPEATNLVYLSQGHTTLTSLQHYINLPFIEEDKKSMGKWVEGWL
- a CDS encoding 50S ribosomal protein L2, with amino-acid sequence MGKRIIAQRRGKGGPTYRAPAHRYKGNLEHLLVSKGETISAKVLKIEHDPARSAPIARIRYERENGDVTRVEERYIIVPEGVAEGDVLVYGDAAPIKTGNTAPLRCIPEGVAICNLEARPNDGGKFVRSSGGSATLVAHEHETGRSLITMPSGQKKWLSSECSATIGVVAGGGRTDKPFVKAGKKYHKMRARAAKYPTVRGVAMNAVDHPHGGGGHQHIGKSKTPGRGAPPGRKVGSIAAKRTGKK
- a CDS encoding 30S ribosomal protein S19, encoding MAKKRKAKTKTTLKKKEEEFTYRGYTLAKLKKMKLEEFAELLCARQRRKLNRSLRAEEEKLLADIEAGKADIKTHLRDSIVLPSMVGAKIGIHDGKGFEFIEIKPEMVGHYLGELALTRKKVTHGAAGVGATRSSKYVPLK
- a CDS encoding DUF521 domain-containing protein — protein: MQLTKEEERILEGEEGWARQKAMEILVAIGDIHHASHLIPIQSAHISGASYKTIGDAFEFIKCLAGARVRVKSTLNPTGVDRRIWQSLNVSEAFVAKQREVVRAYQSLGIDVECTCIPYHVGNRPQKGEHIAWAESSAVLYANSVLGARTNMEGAPSALAAALIGKTPLYGLHLTENREPELRVCVQCALRDADYSALGFVLGELVGNRIPVIELPPASQPTADELKHLSAAIGATGSVGLYHIVGLTPESAVLARPAEKLELEKDALDSVRGASCQGDVIAIGCPHCSATELQRISELLRAESKGRRVQKEFFVFTARAVKEHMQEVVRKIEAYGVTVICDTCFVVSPAFEHYRCVITNSGKMMRYVPLLCGGAAVKLCTTEQCVQQAF
- a CDS encoding 50S ribosomal protein L3, whose protein sequence is MAKRHRPRRGSLAYSPRKRARSETCRIKREERAVGKKLQGFAGYKAGMTHLILTDDYAHSLTKGMEIAVPATIIETPPMRVVGFRLYKMTAYGRRAVKEVWIEGGAASATGEAFSALEAPLKKAADTRVFSLRLVAATRPEVVAALPKKKRELMEIKMSDKVENDLVYAKELIGKDLKITDVVKEGDFVDVTAITRGKGTQGPVKRWGVMIQNAKAQRSGRGRHVGAIGGWRPRRVRWRVPQMGQTGYHQRTEYNKRVMKIGVSAEEITPKGGFVRYGTVSNEYLVLKGSVPGPKKRLIRISHAIRPHPRLGVPELITISTRSQQG
- a CDS encoding 50S ribosomal protein L4; the protein is MVREATSTAKVLDLSGKVVKEIPLPPVFLEEYRPDLIKRAVLALQSKRLQPKGTDPLAGRRTSAESWGPGRGVARVPRITDGRRAARAPQTVGGRRAHPPKVEKRLERKINKKERKKAIRSAIAATVDPLKVRERGHQFAEHIPLPLIIEDSFVSLAKTAEVESVFKTLGLWDDVLRAKVRKVRAGKGKMRGRRYKTKKSLLIVIGRDETQTEERPIVKAAKNLPGVDIAYATELNTELLAPGTHPGRLTLWTESSLSQLTAKE